From the genome of Nicotiana sylvestris chromosome 2, ASM39365v2, whole genome shotgun sequence, one region includes:
- the LOC138882441 gene encoding uncharacterized protein: MAKTSTGETPFSLVYGTEALIPVEIGEPSTRFTQATQESNDEEMRVNLDLLETRREDALIRMAAQKQVIERYYNRKARLKFFKIGDFVLKKVFQSTKAANAGKLSPTWEGPYRVRDVAGKRSI, encoded by the coding sequence ATGGCGAAAACTAGTACGGGAGAAACaccgttttcattggtttatggaactGAAGCTTTGATTCCAGTCGAGATAGGAGAACCGAGTACCCGATTCACGcaggcgacacaagaatctaatgacgaggagatgcgggtcaacctagATTTACTCGAAACAAGGAGAGAAGATgcactaataagaatggcagcacaaaaacaggtcatagaacgatactacaatagaaaagcacgcctcaagttctttaaaattggggactttgtgcttaaaaaggtttttcaatctacaaaAGCAGCTAACGCaggaaaattaagtccaacatgggaaggaccctacagagttcgtgatgttgcagGAAAAAGGAGCATATGA